DNA sequence from the Blastopirellula retiformator genome:
CACTTTGAACTTGGCATTCGCGATCTGGCCCTGGGCGACGTCACCTACCCGGGCGTCCTCGAGAAGATCTTGACCAACCCGGTCGATGGTCTCGACAACTACAAAGAGATGATGCGACTGTTGGTCGAAGACAGCTCGGCCCTGAAGGTCTTCGTCAACGTCGCCGAAGGCTAGGCGACTGCGACAATCGGAATGATCCAACGCTCGGCCAATCGCAAATCGCCGAGCGTTTTTTTTGTCGCTATTCTTCGCGTCTGCTATGATTCGGGCAACGCTTCCCCCTTCCCTACCCCACCACAAATATCATGCGCAAACTATCGAGCGGCGGCGGTTGGCAAGCCATCAAGTACACCTTCGCCAAAGGTCGCCAGGCGGGCGGCATCTGGAAGCTGTGGAAGGCGATGCGCAGCAAGAATGCCTGCAAGACCTGCGCTCTTGGAATGGGCGGTCAAAAGGGAGGAATGGTCAACGAACTGGGGAGCTTCCCCGAGGTCTGCAAAAAGTCGCTGCAGGCGATGGTCGCCGACATGCAAGGCGCCATCAAGCCCGAGTTTTGGCAAACCTACAGCGTGGCGCAGCTCTCCAAATTCACGCCGTATCAGATGGAACATAGCGGCCGTCTGACGCAGCCGATGCTGTACGAGCGCGACGCCAACAACTATCGCCCCATCGAGTGGGACGAAGCGTTCCGCCGCATCGCCGACAAGCTGAAGAGCCTGCCGGCCGACGATACGTTCTGGTACTTCAGCGGCCGCAGCTCGAATGAGGCGGGCTTTTTGCTGCAATTGTTCGCCCGGATCTACGGCACCAACAACGTCAACAACTGCAGCTACTACTGTCACCAGGCAAGCGGCGTCGGATTGGCGTCGACTGTTGGCAGCGGCACCGCGACGCTCGTGCTGGAAGACGTCGAACATGCCGACCTTGTCTTCCTGATCGGCGGCAATCCCTCTAGCAATCATCCGCGGCTGATGTCGACGCTCAAGCATGTGCGGCGTCGCGGCGGCGAGGTGATCGTCATCAATCCGGTCGTGGAAACCGGGCTGGTCAACTTCCGCGTCCCCAGCGATCCGATCAGCTTGCTGTTCGGCACCAAGATCGCGACGCAGTATGTGCAGCCGCACATTGGCGGCGACCTGGCGCTGCTCAAAGGAATTGCCAAGCAGATCGATGAACTTGGCGCCGGCGACGTGAAGTTTCTGACCGAGCATTGCGACAACAGCGAAGCCTGGCTGGCCCACCTGCGCGACTTAACCTGGGAAGAAATCACTACTAAGTCAGGCGTTAGCCGCGAGCAGATCAACGACATCGCCGCCCGGTACGCCAAGGCCAAGAACGTCGTCTTCAGCTGGACGATGGGCATCACGCATCATGCGCATGGCGTCGACAACGTGCAGGCGATCGCCGCCTTGGCCGCAATGCGCGGGATGGTTGGTCGGCCCAACGCCGGCTTGATGCCAATCCGCGGCCATTCCAACGTGCAAGGGATTGGTTCGGTCGGCGTGACGCCGCAGTTGAAGCAAGCGATCTTTGAACGCCTGGAGTCAAGCTTCGATCTCAAGCTGCCGACCACCACCGGGCTCGATACGCTCGCCTGCATGGAAGCGGCGCATGATGGCCAATTGAAGATGGGCTTTTGCCTCGGCGGCAATCTCTACGGCTCGAACCCCGATCAAAAATATGCGGCGGCGGCGCTAGAGCAACTCGACATGCTCGTCTTCCTTAGCACGACGCTCAACACCGGGCATGCCAACGGTCTGGCGAAAGAGACGCTGATCTTGCCGGTGTTGGCTCGTGACGAAGAGCCGCATCCGACGACGCAAGAGTCGATGTTCAACTACGTGCGACTTTCGGATGGAGGTCCGGCTCGTCTGCAAGGCCCGCTCAGCGAGGTCGAGGTAATTGCCCGGATCGCCAGCGATGTGCTGGGAGACGCTGGCCCGCTCGACTGGCGATCGATGCAAGACACCGGCAAGATTCGAGACGCGATTTCGAAGGTAGTTCCCGGCTTTGAGAAGATCGAAACGATCGACAAGACGAAGCAGGAATTTCAAATCTCCGGGCGAACCTTCCACACGCCGGTCTTCCCCACGCCAACCGGCAAGCTGCAGCTCTTCACGCATGAGATCCCTCGGCTGAAAGGAGAATCAAACCAATTGCGTCTGATGACGGTTCGCAGCGAAGGGCAATTCAATACCGTCGTTTATGAAGAGCAAGATATTTATCGCGGCATCGATCGACGTGATGTGATTTTGATTCATCCTGACGATTGCCGCCGGCTCGGACTGAGTGACGATCAGCAGGTCGAGATCGCCTCTGACATTGGTTCGATCCGCGGATTTCGGGTGCGGGAATATGCAGATATCCGCCCTGGGAACGCGCTAATGTACTATCCCGAAGCGAATGTGCTGGTCTCGCGACACGCCGATCCCAAGTCGAAAACCCCTGCATTTAAGGGGGTGGTCGTCGATGTGACTGCCTTGAGCGCGGCTCCGGCGTAATCCCCACCCGGTGCGCAGAATCATCGTTGGTGGGTGTACGAATTCGACTCGGCGACTAAATTAGAAGAAAGCCCCCAAACTCCTTCAAAACGTCCGAGCCAACTTATGACGCATCGCCTGATCGCGCTAGGCGTGTTCTCATTTCTTGCTTTTTTTTCTCTGTTCTCCACCGCCGTTGCTGAAGAGTATCGCGTCTGTCGCTACTGCGGCGAATCGCACGACGCGGCCGGCATGTTCGGTGTTGATCTCGAAGGAGACGGTCGTCGTTACGCCCCGATCCGTCATGTCGACGTGCTGCACATCAAACTTGACGTGACGCCCGACTTCACTAATCGAACAGTGGCCTGCGTGACGACGATCAAGTTCGTCCCGCTGCGTGAGCCATTGCGAGAGCTGAGACTCGATGCGATCGATCTGACGATTGACGGCGTTCGCGGTTCGGCAGAGATCTCCGATTTCTCGTCGACCAAGAAGGACGTGACAATCGCCTTCTCAGAACCGATCCCGGTTGGCGAAGAGGCCTTCGTCGAAATCACCCATCACAATCAACCGACCGGCGGCTTTTACTTCCGTACGCCGGAAATGGGCTATCCGGCCGACGACATCCATTGCTGGACGCAAGGCGAATCGCACTTCGCCCGGCAGTGGTTCCCCTGCTTCGACTATCCGAACGAACGTTCGACTACCGAAGTCATCTGCCGCGTTCCGGAAGCGATGTCGGTCGTCTCCAATGGCAAGATGCTCAGCAACGAAGTCGATCCCAAGTCGGGCCTGCGCGTGGTGCATTGGCTGCATGACAAACCGCACGTCAACTACTTGATCTGCCTGGTCGCCGGCAATCTCGAAAAGCTGGAAAAGATGGCTGGCGACGTTCCGCTTGGCTTTTACACGCAGCCGTCGTGGAAAGAGCACGCCGAGAACGCGTTCTCCGATACCGTCGACATCATGAACTTCTTCCAAGAAGAAATTGGCGTCGCGTATCCGTGGCCCAAATACGATCAGGTCACCATCGCCGACTTTTTGGCCGGCGGGATGGAAAACACAACCATCACCACGCTGACCGACCGCACGATCTATTCGTCGGAAACCGAAAACGTAAAGACGTCGCACAGCCTGGACGCCCATGAGTTGGCGCACCAATGGTTTGGCGACTACGTGACCTGCGTCGACTGGAGCCATCTCTGGCTGAACGAAGGTTTCGCCACGTACTACACCCACCTGTACGAAGGGCACAAGTCGGGCCGCGACGCGATGCTCTATCGCCTGTACGGCGACGCCAACCGCCGCATCCTGACGCAGACCAAGGACACGAGACCGATCGTCTGGAACGAGTACAAAAACTCGGGCCAGCAGTTTGACTATCGCGCCTATCCCAAAGGGAGCTGGGTGCTGCACATGCTGCGTGACCGGCTGGGCGAAGACCTGTTCCGCGAGTGCGTGAAGACCTACCTGGAGCGTAACGCCCTGAAGAGCGTCGCCACCCCGGCGTTGCAATCGACCATCGAAGAAGTGAGCGGCCGCAGCTTTGATCAGTTCTTTGATCAATGGGTGTATCACGCTCGCTTCCCCGACATCAAAATCAGCTACCGTTGGCTCCCCAACGAAAAGCTGGCTCACCTGACGTTGGAGCAAACGCAGGAAGTCAACGACGACGTGCTGCTGTACGCCTTCCCGGCCACATTCCGTTTTGACGGCAAGAACGGCTCGGTCACCAAGACATTTACCGCTGATGGTAAGAAGCACGAGTGGTTCGTCCCGCTCGACGAAAAGCCGGAAGTGGTTCGGTTCGATCCCAACTTCGCTCTGTTGGCTCGGGTGACGTTCGACAAGCCGAACGAGATGCTGCTCGCCCAGCTGAAGAACCAAGACGACATGGTCGGCCGCCTGCGTGCGATCGAGCAGTTGGAGAAGAAGAAATCGGATGCCGTCGTCGCCGCTTTGGCCGACGCCCTGCAGAACGATTCGTTTTATGGCGTCCGCATCGAAGCGGCTGACGCTTTGAAGAAGATCCACAGCGACAAAGCGTTTGACGCCCTGCTCGCTTCGACCGAGCAAAGCGACGCCCGGGTTCGGCTAGACGTGATCAAAGCGCTCGGCGGCTTCTATCGTCCGAAAAAGGTAAACGACTTTGTCGAGATGGTCCGCAGCGAAGCGAATCCGGCGATTCAGTCGGCGATGGTTCGTTCGCTCGGCAAGTACCATGACCAAGAGGTCGATCGCCTGCTGCAAGAACTGCTGAAGTCCGAGTCATTCCGCAACGAGCTGCTCAACGCCGCCGTCGCCGCGATCAACGCCCGCCGCGATAGCGACATGGCCGGCGCCCTGATGGCGACGATCGAGTCGCGCCGCGATGCGTTCACCACCAGCGGGTTGGCGTCGGCGCTGTCGACGCTGGCCCGGATCAGCGAGAACGAAGACGATACCTCGGCCCAACGCAAACTGCTGCTCGACCAACTGAGCGATCTCCGCTCGCCGGTCCGCGAAGGGGCACTACGGGCGCTGGGCCTGTTGGGAGACGCCGAGGCGCTCGCCGTACTGGAAACCTTCGCCGAGTCGGCCAACGAAAAGAACGCCGAGGAAGCGGCCAAGAAGGCGATCGAAGAACTCCGCTCCGACAAACCGGCCGCTCCCCGCGAGCTGACCGAACTGCGGAAGCTGATCGACGATCTGAAGAAACGAAACAATCAGCTGACCGAAGATCTCGAAACGCTGAAGAAGAAAGTTGAAGCGAAAGATTAGTCTGCGGTTGGGCGCGTCTCGACGCTCCACGAACTACCAATCAACGCGGAATTCACCATCGCGTGGTAACGCAAATTCGCTAGACGATGTGTTGCTACGCGTTTTTTCTTACTTGAGCGACAGAGCAGGCTCTAGCAGTCCGTTGATTTTCTCGACGGACTGCGTGATCGCACGGATGCGAGCCGCGAATAGCTATACTCTGAGCCTGGCGAGGTTGAAAAATGCCACGATGGCATTTTTCAACAGGCAGCTAGGTCCTTCTCGACGCACCCTACCAAGGAAGCCTCGTTACGGCGAGCCGGCCGCTTCCTCGTGTTGCTTCTCCAGTTCGTCCCAAAACGTCACGAACTTGAGGTGGTCGTGCTGGAACTGGGCGCTGAAGATGCAGCGGATCAGCTCTTCTTTTTGCTCGACAAAGCGGCTGATATCTTTCGGTTCGTCCGGTTTGAAGACTGGCGCCGGGCGGTCGTAGACGATCGTCGCACCATTGGCGCCGTCGGCGTGATATTGCGATAGCCCGACCACGCGATCGCTGACGAAGAGCGCCTCGTTCAGCTCGTGCGTCACCATCACAATCGTATGGGGGGGCGTCCGGTTCTCTTCCCGGGCTTGCACATTTTCGGCATAGAGCTGCAGCAGCATCAATTGCAACTCTTCCCGCATCGCTTCGTCCAGTGCGCCAAACGGTTCGTCCAGCAGGAGGATCTTGGGCTGCATGATCAGCGCCTGGGCGATGGCGACCCGCTGCCGCATCCCGCCCGACATCTGATTGGGATACATGTCGCGAGCGGCACCCAGGCCGACTTTCTGTAGAAAATCGTCCGCTTGCTCCAAGTGTTGCTTGCGAAGCTTGCGCCACCCGAAATAATTGAAGACGCGAAACGGGGTCGACGTCTGATCCAACTTCAGGCCAAACGCGACGTTCTCGCGGGCGGTCAAAAAGTCGTACAAGCTATAGTGCTGATAAACGATGCCGACGTCGCGGTTCGGAGCGGTCACTTGACAATCGCCGACCAGGATCTGGCCAAAGGTGGGCGGATGCGTTCCCAAAACCGCCCGCAGTAGCGTCGACTTGCCGCAGCCGCTTGGTCCGATCAACGCCATGATCTGGCCAGCGCCGACGCGCAGGTTGACCTGATTGAGCACTTTTTTCGGTCCGTAGGCGTGCGAAACGTCAACAATATCGAGAACAGACATGCGACCTGCGAATATTTGGAAAGCGGAAGCGAAGTCAT
Encoded proteins:
- a CDS encoding ABC transporter ATP-binding protein, whose translation is MSVLDIVDVSHAYGPKKVLNQVNLRVGAGQIMALIGPSGCGKSTLLRAVLGTHPPTFGQILVGDCQVTAPNRDVGIVYQHYSLYDFLTARENVAFGLKLDQTSTPFRVFNYFGWRKLRKQHLEQADDFLQKVGLGAARDMYPNQMSGGMRQRVAIAQALIMQPKILLLDEPFGALDEAMREELQLMLLQLYAENVQAREENRTPPHTIVMVTHELNEALFVSDRVVGLSQYHADGANGATIVYDRPAPVFKPDEPKDISRFVEQKEELIRCIFSAQFQHDHLKFVTFWDELEKQHEEAAGSP
- a CDS encoding M1 family aminopeptidase — encoded protein: MTHRLIALGVFSFLAFFSLFSTAVAEEYRVCRYCGESHDAAGMFGVDLEGDGRRYAPIRHVDVLHIKLDVTPDFTNRTVACVTTIKFVPLREPLRELRLDAIDLTIDGVRGSAEISDFSSTKKDVTIAFSEPIPVGEEAFVEITHHNQPTGGFYFRTPEMGYPADDIHCWTQGESHFARQWFPCFDYPNERSTTEVICRVPEAMSVVSNGKMLSNEVDPKSGLRVVHWLHDKPHVNYLICLVAGNLEKLEKMAGDVPLGFYTQPSWKEHAENAFSDTVDIMNFFQEEIGVAYPWPKYDQVTIADFLAGGMENTTITTLTDRTIYSSETENVKTSHSLDAHELAHQWFGDYVTCVDWSHLWLNEGFATYYTHLYEGHKSGRDAMLYRLYGDANRRILTQTKDTRPIVWNEYKNSGQQFDYRAYPKGSWVLHMLRDRLGEDLFRECVKTYLERNALKSVATPALQSTIEEVSGRSFDQFFDQWVYHARFPDIKISYRWLPNEKLAHLTLEQTQEVNDDVLLYAFPATFRFDGKNGSVTKTFTADGKKHEWFVPLDEKPEVVRFDPNFALLARVTFDKPNEMLLAQLKNQDDMVGRLRAIEQLEKKKSDAVVAALADALQNDSFYGVRIEAADALKKIHSDKAFDALLASTEQSDARVRLDVIKALGGFYRPKKVNDFVEMVRSEANPAIQSAMVRSLGKYHDQEVDRLLQELLKSESFRNELLNAAVAAINARRDSDMAGALMATIESRRDAFTTSGLASALSTLARISENEDDTSAQRKLLLDQLSDLRSPVREGALRALGLLGDAEALAVLETFAESANEKNAEEAAKKAIEELRSDKPAAPRELTELRKLIDDLKKRNNQLTEDLETLKKKVEAKD
- a CDS encoding FdhF/YdeP family oxidoreductase encodes the protein MRKLSSGGGWQAIKYTFAKGRQAGGIWKLWKAMRSKNACKTCALGMGGQKGGMVNELGSFPEVCKKSLQAMVADMQGAIKPEFWQTYSVAQLSKFTPYQMEHSGRLTQPMLYERDANNYRPIEWDEAFRRIADKLKSLPADDTFWYFSGRSSNEAGFLLQLFARIYGTNNVNNCSYYCHQASGVGLASTVGSGTATLVLEDVEHADLVFLIGGNPSSNHPRLMSTLKHVRRRGGEVIVINPVVETGLVNFRVPSDPISLLFGTKIATQYVQPHIGGDLALLKGIAKQIDELGAGDVKFLTEHCDNSEAWLAHLRDLTWEEITTKSGVSREQINDIAARYAKAKNVVFSWTMGITHHAHGVDNVQAIAALAAMRGMVGRPNAGLMPIRGHSNVQGIGSVGVTPQLKQAIFERLESSFDLKLPTTTGLDTLACMEAAHDGQLKMGFCLGGNLYGSNPDQKYAAAALEQLDMLVFLSTTLNTGHANGLAKETLILPVLARDEEPHPTTQESMFNYVRLSDGGPARLQGPLSEVEVIARIASDVLGDAGPLDWRSMQDTGKIRDAISKVVPGFEKIETIDKTKQEFQISGRTFHTPVFPTPTGKLQLFTHEIPRLKGESNQLRLMTVRSEGQFNTVVYEEQDIYRGIDRRDVILIHPDDCRRLGLSDDQQVEIASDIGSIRGFRVREYADIRPGNALMYYPEANVLVSRHADPKSKTPAFKGVVVDVTALSAAPA